Genomic window (Gasterosteus aculeatus chromosome 13, fGasAcu3.hap1.1, whole genome shotgun sequence):
TCTACGATTTCCTCCTGGCTTCCCCGAATTGCACCTTGGTTGGACCGAGCAGCTTCGGAGAGATGCTCCATACGCACTGCGATATTGCATACGCAAGAATGTATTCAAAAATCACATTTGCTGCCTCATTGACCAGCTACCAAAGACAGCTGTCTTTCTGCTTTCTCGTTAATCCAATAGATATTCATAGTTTTTGACTTTGTTTGTCTAGTTCCTGAGACATTTGACATTCATCTCTACAGTCTCTACTGGGAGCCTGAGTGACCTTGGCAGTGTCCATCTGGCAGTCAGTTATCTGACTCAGCTCCCGCCCTCCTCCGAGCGTGAATGAGCCAGGATGCTGCAGTCAGCTGGACACCACACAGGGAAGGTCATTCGCTTCGCACCTTTCACTGGTTATCAAGTCAGCATGTAGATGTGCAGCCAAAGTTCATTAAGTGCTGTGTGGCACGCCGCTCAGATAAACCCTCCTTGGCCTTCAGAGCTGTTGATTGTGAATTTGTGCTGAATCGCAAAGGTCAGTGTAATCGTAAAGGGGAGAGTTACATCcgtcatccatcatctatcATGTACTTGTGTAGCTTACTTACATTCTTGGTGAACCCAGTGCAAAAAACTGTGCAATCTCACGCAGACACGCAGCAGACACCCACTGTGACCGACACGGAGAGTGCAAATTAATAATCTCCTGAAGGGCTTGCCTTAAATACAAATGACCCTTCTGCGGCAGCGTTGCACCCACAGAAATGTGCACTGGTTAAATGAGTGATTATACATTAAATAGCCTTTTCATCTATCTGCATTCTATAATCAATATTCTGCCTAGACTCGGTTTGCTTGTGGTCCGAAATGTCCTTTCTTGTTTGTGTTGGAGCAGGTTGGTGGGATAATAGTGACCATTTGTCTGCTAAACTGCAAATATTTAGATCTCAGCCTATTTAAAAAGTAAGTGACCCTTGAAACGAGGGCAAAACATCACATCACAGGGCTACAGTTGGGCCACAGAATAATGACTGATGAAAACAGCCTGGGATGACTTTAGACTTCAGCTCCGTGCACAGAGAACACGTTTGTTTCACCCAACTCACCTCTGAACCATTCCTCCGCTTGCGTGGAGCTCTTGGATGCGTGGCCGTCCAGCTGCGCACGGATCTCCCGCAGAGCGCCGGTGACGTCAGTCTTAACCGCGTCCCGCATGTCGAAGCTCACCTGTGCGCCGTGAATCTGCTGCAGGAGCTCCGACACTTCTTCCTCGTGGTTCTTCTTCAGGAAAacggcctcctcctccaacgcGCGGAGCTTCTTGTCCAGCTCCGTGCGCGCCATCCGGCACTCGTCGACGTACTTTTTCATGGCGCGCGCCGCAGCATCCAACTCTTCCCGGTTGCGCGCCTCGTCTTCCAGCCGGACCCGCAGCTGCTGGATGTCCTCCTCCAGGTGCTCATGCTCCAGAGCCGTGCGGGTCTTCTCCCCggtcagctgctgcagcagatccCTCAGGTCGCCCAGCTCTCGCTCGTAGTGCTCCCCGATCGAGGCGCGCCCGGCGTTGCTCTGCCTCAGAGCCGCCGCTTCCGCCTCCAAGTTGCGGTTGTGCATCTCCAGGTTGCGCACCTTGTCGATGTACCCGGCGAACCGGTCGTTCAGAGTCTGCAGAATCTCCTTCTCGTTCCTCCGGCCCATGTCGCCGCTGAAGTTGTCCAAGGCGTCCGCGGAGGGTGGATGGCCGTGGGTGAGGCGGCGGCGCTGGGAGTGGAAGCCGCTGGAGGAGCCGGAGGCTGGCCGAGCCTTGCGGTACGAGGTCGGGCCGAAGAGGTGGTGCTCTACCGTGTAGCTCATGATGGCCGGACTGGATGAGGACTGACTGCAGTGGGAGCGGGAGCGCAGGGTTTATATAGGAGGAGGGAAAACTCTCTACTCAGCAACAAGACACAGCTCTATTTAAAGAGGTATCTGCCTGCGCAGGAATACGTTCCCCCTAATTAATGATGAGTTGTATTTATACTGAAGGTGTTAATAAAGGTGTGTTTCAtccaagaaaaaaagtcaggcaatgttttttttttaccatgttaACAAATCATAGCATCAGTTTGACTCAGTGTGAAGATATTTTGCGCATAAATGCACTTGAATGGTGTAGTAGAATGTAGTGTGTTAAATAATTaagacatttttcattcattttgggcCTCTTTGATGGTGTAAATTAttattcccctttttttctAAACAGCCCTCATCGATTGTTAATTTTGCAAGGTACAAATTTGAAGaactacatttacatttagggTGTGCTGTggctgaagtgtgtgtgaacTGATTATGTGCAGTGTGTTCTGCTGATGctctgtagctgctgctgcagtgtgagTTTGCAGATCCACGCCGAACCCCTGTGGGAGTCACCTCCACTGCACTCCCTATGCCTCTCTTACTACAAAGTTATAGTGATTTAGTTATAAAACGGTATACTTTTAATCTATTACTTATGTTTTGTGGAAGAGGATAATATCCAGTTGTGCACATGTGGTGGCATTGATACtgtaaaaagattttaaaaaacgcAGCAGCATTATGGTGCGTGCAAACTGATGGTGATACAGCACTCACGCAAACCCCGACTGAGCTCTGCTGATCCAAAGTGATCTTACACGAGGAACGGTTGTGAGAAGCACATACAGCGCCTTCTGAATACTCAAACTCAGGGTGAGGGAGTTTACTCTGCATGCCTTAAAGGAGCACGGACAGTGAATATTCTTTTTACCTTGAGACACGTACAAAAGACGGTTCAGCACACAGTAATTTCTCTGTATCAGCCATTCTTTGTCCCTGTAAACACATGTGTTGTCAGCTCAATGACACCCAGGGGACTTTGTAACACTGAAGGGCCTTAGCCTGTCCTCCAGCAGTTGAGTATATGTGTTTTTGAAGGTGATACACATTTCGTTTGGTCATTCTTTGTCCGAAATGGCTTCAAATACATGCAACATATAAGCTTGCTATTAGTTACAAATACCGCATTCCAGTGTATTTTGCACCACATGTTCAGAGAGGCTGACAGCCATGTAGGACAGAAATAACATGCAGCACATCCCCTCCCTCCACTCGCTTTATGTTTAATAAATGAGGATAATGGAGCAGGGGAGGCAGAATTCAGTTGTGATGTTATCTGTATATCATGTTCCTCAATACCTTGTTATTTGAACCAAGAGTAAGAAGCTGaagtcaacagaaaaaaagacagatgtgtTCTTCTGTGTTAGAAAACCATGAAGAAAAGCCAAACAACGACACATTTAGGGTTTTCTCTGCGAGAGTGTATGCAAGAGTACAGTAGTAATCAAAATAGTGTGAAGCATCACAGTTGGGGAGCAGTACAATGAACCAGGACAGGGCGGTTTTGGCTGTGGTTGgtttcttgtaaaaaaaaaaacaccctgcgCTTTAATGTTATAAGTGGATTTAACAAAGTAAGTAAGTGAGTAAGGAACCTTTTTACTGAAAGCTGAAAGTCCTACCATGTGAATGACATTGGCAAAGGGATGGCAGAAAAGGACGTGGGAGGTTCTGGCTATGTAATGACCTTGTCCTTGAatgggatggatggagagagatggaaaATAGCAAGATCGATGCAGAGGAAAATGTCACAAAACTTGGAACCCATCCTGTGGGGGAAAATAGATGGACACAGTCCGAATGAAAGACATGTTTTGTGTACAGGCTTGGGTGCGCATGCTAATGTAGCTGCAAGTGTGTCAGAGTGTATCATGGAGCAGTTGCTAGGACTTTTTTTTACGTATTTGACCATGGTTTAATATTCAGAGCGTTCTGTTGTTTTAGACAATGACAGAAAGAAGGAGCCGGGAGGATGTGATGAAGACAGACGACGGGGGTTGCAGTCAACAGGGAACAAAATGATGCACTGACAGGGGATGATGGAGGATGAAAGAACAAGGCTGGAATTGGGTGAGAAAAGAGGAAGTCACCTTGGGAGGGACCACTAGAAAATGGCTGTCCTGGCATTCTCAGGGATGACTCAGCTGCAATACAATTGCGGTCTTGGCTTGAGTTCACTGAGTGCTGAATACGTTAAGGTGGTGCAATTTTTAAGCGTGCtggtgtgtttattttaagGCCTACCAAGCTATTGACTAGACGCAAACAGCAGAATCAATTCACAGTTCAATGGCTGTAAAAACAAATCCTCACGTTGAACACAATTTAACTTCGTcacagctccacctgctggacagTCGGCAGAATACAGGTGTAGTACCCGTGTTTGTCCACAGGCGGCAGCACGGCCGCGGCGCACTGCGCGCCCTCATGTTTACTTCCGGTCTCCTCTGGCTTCCTTACACCCAACGAGGGAAAGTTCAAACCAAAATAGCACGAAGGTTTTCTCAAAACAGCGATTCGAGGTGTAATAAAATGCACCAACCGCTGTCTTTATTTCATAAATGGATCCAGGAAAACAACGAGTTGGTAAACAAGTGGAAGGTAGGAAGTCAACAGCTGAGTGTTGAGCCAGAACATTAATACACAGCCTACTCTAACCTTAATCTAGggttaaataaatatgtttatgcTTGATAATGTGAATGAACAGACTCTTCCAATTGTTTTCGCTGAAATACAATAACCAGCGGTGGAAGACGCATGTTTACAATACAATTGTAAAAGCATTCATACTCAGATTAACTTAAAACAAACAAGTAGTCCTTTAGTAGAATGGCCTTTTTTAACAAACATCACGTATTTTATTACCATGTAAGCAGTATTTTAATGTTGTCGATGGTTGAGGTGGAGCTGATTTGAACTCCCTTATATATTGTTGaataatgttatttattatattgaGGAAATGCTGATGTTatagtttttctgtttttttaaattatctaATAGCTGTTATGGTGTAAACCGTAATTCATACTTTCAGTACTTTCCTAAAAAATTCCAGTTTgctttcacttcattttttcaGGAGCAAGAAGGAGGAGATACATTGACCCgggaccagaaccagaaccacacCTGTCTGGTTTGGCATTCCTCTGAGTTTCACAAACTTTGCAGGAAAATCCAAGGTGCATAATGTCCTTCATAATAGTCACATGGATGTCAGAATGTacccaaaacacattttgcaggAGTGGGGTTTGATCGTAGCCGCATTCAGAGGTCTTGAGTAGATCATGGGATAAATCTTAACTTGGAGGGAGAGCTCAGCCATTACCTTCATATGTATTTtatctccctcctttcctttccccaATGTCCCTGTCCTGCAGGTATCGCTCCTATTGCAGATCACACACAGTTGGAGTTGACCGTGGTCTACAATGCCGGTGTGTGCTTGATCGCTCAGTCTCAGTTCTTAGAAGCTGAGTCGCTCCTCACGAAAGCCACAGAGAGaagtatttcatttatttatttattataatttattctTTCGAacatgttgaatttattttttcgaACATGTGGTCTGGTTTTGGATTACATCGAGTTTTCTAAATCAAGGCTACTTTTGAACACTGTAGTAGTAAGATGTGCACCATATATTTAGATGCAACAGGAACGTACACCATACATTCAGTTTTAAATTTGTTTGGAAGATAGCTCAACTCTTGACCCGCCTGCTCTTGTCCCATAAAGTTCTACAGATGACAGGAGACGGTCCTTTTGCTTCAGATCCTCCTGTATTTTGGAAAACCGCTCTTAAATCAGTGGGAAACACAGCTTTGAATCGCTGTGTCATGCACCTTCTATGTCTGCAATGGGCAATATGGCTCGCCACTTGCAAACTGCAAACTATACAGGAACTTCAAGTAAGATATTGTTTGTTCCCTCCTCACTGTTAGTGAATGTGTGTTAAAGCGCTTTCCGTGGCCGGAAGACTTGAAAGGCGCTTTACAAGTACAGCGCATTTACCATTGTATTTGTATCCCACAAATACATTGAATACATGGTGCTTTTGCTTGTTTACAGTTCAAACTATACTGTATTATTTCCTGTGATGCAGAATGAGCTGTTGTCTGTCTTTGAGACACTGTCTTCTGGCGTTTGGGATGAGGAGGGGAGTGCGCCAAGGACCAAGTCCTCTGACATTGCTCTACCTGTGATGGACCAAAGAAGGCTTATTGAATTATTGCAGATATGCACTTTCATTGCCCAAGGTCAGCAGCATTCATTGCATGTTTCACCTGCGTCCTAATTAATCACTTTTTTGCACTTGTGTCACcactgaattattttttttgttttatttagtaaTCAATCTGGtttgtttctttcctctgtATTTATCATTAAGGTGCAGAACGATTGAGTGAGGGCCGCAGTTCAGAAGCGCTGTCTGGTCTGCAGAGCGCTTCATCCCTTCCAGCTCCCAGAACTCTAATATCATACACGCACCTCCTCTCGGGCTCTTGCCTTGCCCATATGGTACACATGCAGACAGTCTAGACAAACAGAACAGCAGAACACAAACTTCTACTATACATTGACCATGTTTGAGCATCTGCATgcagtgagaatgtgtgttttctatttgtCTCTAGAGCCGCCCTCAGATGGCCTTGCAGTGTTACAGAATGGCACTGGAGACGGActcccagtgtgtgtgcgctctgtaCCAGAGCATGCTTATTTACCGACAGCTTGGCAACACACAGGCTGAGATACAAGCTCTTCGTTTGCTGCACTCTGTGAGTACCACAAGTAATCAGTACGTTCAGAGAATGTAGAAAGGTTGCCTGTTAAATGTGTCCAAATATGCTCTTGCTTTTTTGTCGTGGAATAGCTCTTAGAAGGCGAACCAAACTCCGAACTAAACCATGTTTGTTACTCTCTTGTCCCACAGACTTTAATGTTGCCCGCTGCCAAAGAGCCTTCCCCGGCTGGTGTGCACCTCCTCCCCTCGTCCTTACTGCTCCAAAGCCAATCACTGAGCAGCCTGCTCTCAGTTCCTTCAGCCCTCTCCGTTCTTCACAGTTTGGCCCTAAAGTGTGTGCTGCATGAGAGGTGAGAAAAGAGGTCTGTTACAAAGACTTCACCACTGCTAAAGCCTATATAATAAAAATGAGATCTGGATGAGGGTAATATACACATGGTGCCCATTGTAGTTGTTGaatagatgtttttttcttacagGGTGGCCGAGGGTGTGGAATATTATTTGGACCTTCTGGCTGCTCTGCACTCAGAAGATCAACATGGGGTAAGACTGAAAAACAGACATGCAACATAATTTAACAatgtacctttttatttttatattcccATATCTACATGTGTTCATATTGAGGAGTCATTACACTTGTTTGTCCAACAGAAGAATATCTAATTGACATAACAGTTTGCTACGTCCCTTTTGTCTCAGGTGCATGCTGCAGGCCCTCCCCTCCCAAAGTTGCCTGAACTTTACCTGCAGGCTGGTGCTGCCTTGCTCATGGCCCGGCGGCCTGCCGATTGCATGGCGCTGTGTGATGAAGTCATCACAACAACACTAGAGCTGCTGCCAGGGAAGGTGGTGTTGAAAGAGCCAGAGGAGTGTGAGGCTGAAACCAGGGCTCTGTGTGAAGAGGTTGAAGATGGGGTGGGGATGCTTCTCTGGGTGGGTGCTGCATACCTCCTCCAGGGTCACTGCCACACTCACCTGAGGGACTGGAAACAAGCTGTGACTACCTACACAAGGTCAGTCAAATGTAATTCCCTAACATTCCAAAACACTAATAACACAAATAACGTCAGACCCTGAAGATTGTGTTCCGCACTACAGGTGTTTCAACCTGCTGGTGAAGGTGCGTTTTAAAAAGAGAGGTGAGTACTTTGCTTTTCGTACACCTGTAGAGCAGCAGGACACTTTCGGCGTCACAATGAATAGAAACAAATTAGCCATGGAAATTGCCTTTGAACTTACAATGTAAACACGATGCCAAAACAAGAAATAAACCGATCATGGTCCAGGCTAAGCAATGATTGTCGGTTATGTGTTTGTTAACTGGCCCCTGGTCTCCTGTCATTTGCAAACGATCAGCATCCCTGCTCTGCAGCTACTACTGCATTTCAGTATGTTAATTGTTTAATAACAGGATGCCAGCCACAGATTCCAAGTGCAGACATGATGAGCATGCAGGGAACCGATCTCTGCATCCTCCAGAGGCTAAAAGGGCTTTCACTAGCTGGTAGAGGCATCAGCTTCACCCAGACAGACCAACTGAGAGAGGCACTGAGAGACCTGCAGCTCAGCATTCAGGCATTCCCAGGTAAACACCACAGCTGCAACCTAACCTGTAATGAATGTGACAATGTTAACATCAATGCACTAGAGCAGAAGCAAATTAAGGTCAGTCAAATGCCCTTTAGGCCTATACTTGAGAACTATGGGCTACCATTTGAACAATGTTAACCTGAACAATGTTCAGAAGAACATGGTTAATAACTCCTTAAACTCCTGGCATCATTTTGACATAGATGTACAGTAGGACTGTAGTTAATCTGTATTTGATTCATGAGGTCCTTTGTGGGGGCCTGTGATAACGCTGTCTGCGCGGTCTGAGGGGGTACAGGTGCAGGGCTGTGGTGTGGTGAGGTGCTGTGGAGGCTTGGCAGGAAGCAGGAGGCAGTAGCTTGTTGGGAAA
Coding sequences:
- the fancg gene encoding Fanconi anemia group G protein isoform X1 gives rise to the protein MFTSGLLWLPYTQRGKVQTKIARRFSQNSDSRCNKMHQPLSLFHKWIQENNELVNKWKEQEGGDTLTRDQNQNHTCLVWHSSEFHKLCRKIQGIAPIADHTQLELTVVYNAGVCLIAQSQFLEAESLLTKATERILQMTGDGPFASDPPVFWKTALKSVGNTALNRCVMHLLCLQWAIWLATCKLQTIQELQNELLSVFETLSSGVWDEEGSAPRTKSSDIALPVMDQRRLIELLQICTFIAQGAERLSEGRSSEALSGLQSASSLPAPRTLISYTHLLSGSCLAHMSRPQMALQCYRMALETDSQCVCALYQSMLIYRQLGNTQAEIQALRLLHSTLMLPAAKEPSPAGVHLLPSSLLLQSQSLSSLLSVPSALSVLHSLALKCVLHERVAEGVEYYLDLLAALHSEDQHGVHAAGPPLPKLPELYLQAGAALLMARRPADCMALCDEVITTTLELLPGKVVLKEPEECEAETRALCEEVEDGVGMLLWVGAAYLLQGHCHTHLRDWKQAVTTYTRCFNLLVKVRFKKRGCQPQIPSADMMSMQGTDLCILQRLKGLSLAGRGISFTQTDQLREALRDLQLSIQAFPGAGLWCGEVLWRLGRKQEAVACWERTWSFTPHFSELSLAVYLQEPQSGPLLDSTELRRRIEELSPI
- the fancg gene encoding Fanconi anemia group G protein isoform X2; this encodes MHQPLSLFHKWIQENNELVNKWKEQEGGDTLTRDQNQNHTCLVWHSSEFHKLCRKIQGIAPIADHTQLELTVVYNAGVCLIAQSQFLEAESLLTKATERILQMTGDGPFASDPPVFWKTALKSVGNTALNRCVMHLLCLQWAIWLATCKLQTIQELQNELLSVFETLSSGVWDEEGSAPRTKSSDIALPVMDQRRLIELLQICTFIAQGAERLSEGRSSEALSGLQSASSLPAPRTLISYTHLLSGSCLAHMSRPQMALQCYRMALETDSQCVCALYQSMLIYRQLGNTQAEIQALRLLHSTLMLPAAKEPSPAGVHLLPSSLLLQSQSLSSLLSVPSALSVLHSLALKCVLHERVAEGVEYYLDLLAALHSEDQHGVHAAGPPLPKLPELYLQAGAALLMARRPADCMALCDEVITTTLELLPGKVVLKEPEECEAETRALCEEVEDGVGMLLWVGAAYLLQGHCHTHLRDWKQAVTTYTRCFNLLVKVRFKKRGCQPQIPSADMMSMQGTDLCILQRLKGLSLAGRGISFTQTDQLREALRDLQLSIQAFPGGTGAGLWCGEVLWRLGRKQEAVACWERTWSFTPHFSELSLAVYLQEPQSGPLLDSTELRRRIEELSPI